One region of Acidobacteriota bacterium genomic DNA includes:
- a CDS encoding tetratricopeptide repeat protein, whose translation MDTFNQQIFEFGEFRLDAGERLLSHNGAAVSLTPKAFETLLVLVQNHGHVLTREQLLNEVWRDAFVEENTLTQNIAALRRALSERQNARQYIETVPKVGYRFVAGVRELGKQNGEMLIARRTRERLVIKAQEAIVDRRDADELTIVRQPPSLFEMVKQRRRLILAISTFVLFAVVTTALITANFSTPVASNPPIKSIAVLPFQTLDTSEREAYLGLGMADTLITKISNIGQIKIRPTSAIRKYSDQEQDSLAAGREQRVDAVLEGSIQRSGDKMRVTVRLLSVRDGSPLWAYRCDEVCTDLFDVQDLITEQVAGALTLKLTGQEKARLTQRHTESLEAYQAYLKGRYFWNKRTPEDFKKAAEHFQQAITIDPNYALGYAGLADCYFFNGEGAKTLEALSKALELDDQLVEAITTQAYYLSVRWDWASAETLFKRAIELNPNYPPAHHWYAFHLAALGRFPEAIEEINRAKELDPLSLIINTDVGHILYFSRQYDQAIEAYRRVLEMEPNFSVGRWRLGEAYEQKGMVEEAIAEYQKALSLSKNPTIEVWLGHTYAVSGKKDKAHKILGELVKIHKRDPRWFYEIALIYEGLGDRERAFEWLEKAFENKEEASLALLKAEPMLDSLRADRRFTELLNRIGLVE comes from the coding sequence ATGGATACTTTCAACCAACAGATTTTCGAGTTTGGCGAGTTCCGTCTGGATGCCGGCGAACGATTGCTCTCACATAATGGCGCCGCCGTATCGCTTACGCCCAAAGCGTTCGAGACTCTGCTGGTGCTGGTGCAAAACCACGGCCACGTCCTAACCCGCGAACAATTGCTTAACGAAGTTTGGCGAGATGCTTTCGTTGAAGAAAACACCCTGACGCAAAATATCGCCGCTTTGAGAAGAGCCTTGAGCGAACGCCAGAACGCCCGGCAATACATCGAGACAGTTCCTAAAGTTGGCTATCGCTTCGTCGCCGGCGTGCGGGAACTCGGCAAGCAAAATGGCGAGATGTTGATTGCGCGGCGCACTCGCGAGCGTCTGGTAATCAAAGCTCAGGAGGCAATCGTTGATAGAAGAGATGCGGATGAGCTAACCATTGTTCGACAACCGCCGAGTTTGTTTGAGATGGTCAAGCAACGTCGCCGGTTAATTCTTGCCATCAGCACTTTCGTATTGTTTGCAGTGGTGACGACTGCCTTGATCACCGCTAACTTTTCAACGCCGGTTGCCTCAAACCCGCCGATCAAATCCATTGCGGTGCTGCCCTTCCAAACGTTGGACACCAGTGAGCGCGAGGCATACCTTGGACTGGGAATGGCAGATACGTTAATAACCAAGATCAGCAACATTGGGCAAATTAAAATTCGCCCGACCAGCGCCATCCGCAAGTACAGCGATCAGGAGCAGGATTCGCTTGCTGCCGGTCGTGAACAGCGGGTGGACGCGGTGCTTGAAGGGAGCATTCAAAGGTCAGGCGATAAGATGCGGGTGACGGTGCGGCTCCTGAGCGTAAGGGACGGGTCGCCGCTTTGGGCATATCGGTGCGATGAAGTATGCACTGATTTGTTTGATGTTCAGGATTTAATCACTGAACAGGTGGCTGGAGCTTTGACGCTGAAGCTGACCGGACAGGAGAAAGCGCGGCTGACTCAACGTCACACCGAAAGCCTTGAGGCATATCAAGCGTACCTCAAGGGTCGCTATTTCTGGAATAAACGGACGCCGGAGGATTTTAAGAAAGCTGCCGAACATTTCCAGCAGGCAATCACGATAGACCCGAACTACGCCCTGGGTTATGCGGGGCTGGCGGACTGTTATTTTTTCAATGGTGAAGGAGCGAAAACGCTTGAAGCGTTGAGCAAAGCCCTGGAACTTGATGATCAGCTCGTCGAAGCGATTACCACTCAGGCATATTATCTTTCGGTTCGCTGGGACTGGGCGAGCGCCGAGACGCTGTTCAAGCGAGCCATCGAGTTGAATCCAAACTATCCGCCCGCCCATCATTGGTATGCTTTCCATCTGGCAGCGCTGGGGCGCTTTCCTGAAGCCATCGAAGAGATCAATCGGGCTAAGGAACTTGATCCGCTTTCGCTCATCATAAACACTGACGTAGGGCACATCCTCTATTTCTCGCGCCAGTATGATCAGGCGATTGAAGCATACCGGCGGGTACTTGAGATGGAACCGAACTTCAGCGTGGGGCGGTGGCGTCTGGGAGAAGCTTACGAACAAAAAGGGATGGTTGAGGAAGCCATAGCAGAGTATCAGAAGGCGCTCAGTCTTTCAAAAAACCCGACCATAGAAGTGTGGCTTGGACATACCTACGCCGTTTCAGGCAAGAAAGATAAGGCACATAAAATTCTTGGTGAATTGGTGAAGATACATAAACGCGATCCCCGATGGTTTTATGAAATAGCTTTAATCTATGAAGGTCTGGGCGACCGAGAGCGGGCTTTTGAATGGCTTGAAAAGGCTTTTGAGAATAAAGAAGAAGCAAGCCTAGCCCTCCTCAAAGCAGAGCCGATGCTCGACAGCTTGCGCGCGGACAGGCGATTCACTGAATTGCTGAACCGTATCGGTCTGGTCGAATGA
- a CDS encoding MerR family transcriptional regulator: protein METDSRIPQKLFFRIGEVCDLIKVQPHVLRYWETEFPMLAPQKNRAGQRVYRRKDVEMVVRIHNLLYEEKFTIAGARKRILEETKKGTAPRLKTPLREKAIEVERADIKAVFDEMDEDFADFEDSFAPEAVNEPIQKSEAEKPAMEVVTATQSTKEKISTASTNHPAASPETQRRLRFIKHNLEELLTLLKSDASINRSA, encoded by the coding sequence ATGGAAACCGATTCGAGAATCCCACAAAAATTATTCTTTCGCATAGGCGAAGTCTGCGACCTGATCAAGGTACAACCGCACGTTTTGCGCTATTGGGAAACTGAATTTCCGATGCTTGCGCCACAAAAGAATCGCGCCGGGCAACGGGTTTATCGCCGCAAAGATGTGGAGATGGTCGTGAGAATTCATAATCTGCTGTATGAGGAAAAGTTCACCATTGCCGGCGCTCGTAAACGCATTCTCGAAGAGACCAAAAAAGGCACCGCGCCACGGTTAAAAACGCCGCTTCGTGAAAAAGCGATTGAAGTTGAACGCGCCGACATCAAAGCCGTCTTTGATGAAATGGACGAAGATTTCGCAGATTTTGAAGATTCTTTTGCACCCGAGGCAGTGAACGAACCCATTCAAAAATCGGAAGCCGAAAAACCGGCGATGGAAGTTGTAACAGCCACTCAATCAACGAAGGAAAAAATTTCAACAGCCTCAACCAACCACCCGGCGGCATCGCCCGAAACCCAAAGACGCCTCAGATTCATCAAACACAATCTTGAGGAATTGTTGACACTGCTAAAGTCGGATGCTAGCATCAATCGTTCTGCTTGA
- a CDS encoding Ppx/GppA phosphatase family protein, giving the protein MKIASIDIGSNSTHMVIIRAERGQHLEIIDREKEVTRLGAGLRDHRLAKDAVERTILTLKRFKQIAEANRADLIITTATAAVRAAQHPGKFLERVRKEVGLNAQLLPGVEEARLIALAVAEVTDFNGRRALIIDIGGGSTEFIITSGGEPELLRSVRLGAVSLTEKFIKKDPPGKAEINNLITNVRADLARVIQEIKEIGFDFVIGTSGTVINITDAIIQSEAADIDDEFDFEAFSQTITLDQIVRLNQRFAKKDIYQRRNIPGVEEKRADIIVAGGLLLETSLAALGATQITKCDWALREGVVLDFLRKNSAGDSAVEQSLFEGLETPEPADVRMKSVLSVARHFEYDPAHSHLVAKLALRIFDGALELHGLGNEERKILHYAALLHDIGYRVAQNDHHRHGLYLIKNSEMPGFTANEIAMIAAVVRYHRGDMPKKAKHKREKREHEDYYSLKRSQRSMVLKLAAILQIADGLDRSHSQKIKDVECQVNGNQVNFRVNCLDCDLEIWSAERKAKWFGNIFHVDMKFETASVEQPQLELNFASVGK; this is encoded by the coding sequence ATGAAAATAGCTTCAATTGACATCGGCTCAAATTCCACTCACATGGTGATTATTCGCGCCGAACGTGGGCAACACCTGGAAATCATTGACCGCGAAAAAGAGGTCACGCGACTTGGCGCAGGTCTTCGCGATCACCGACTGGCAAAAGATGCGGTCGAACGCACCATCCTGACCTTGAAACGCTTCAAACAAATCGCCGAAGCCAACCGGGCAGACCTTATCATCACCACCGCAACCGCTGCCGTAAGAGCTGCGCAACATCCGGGAAAATTCCTTGAACGGGTACGCAAAGAGGTTGGTCTCAATGCCCAACTTTTACCCGGGGTCGAAGAGGCGCGGTTAATCGCCCTTGCGGTTGCAGAGGTCACCGATTTCAATGGTCGTCGCGCCTTAATCATCGACATTGGCGGCGGTTCTACGGAATTCATTATTACGTCGGGCGGCGAACCCGAACTCTTGCGCTCGGTTCGTTTGGGCGCGGTGTCGCTTACCGAAAAATTCATCAAAAAAGACCCGCCAGGCAAAGCTGAAATCAACAATTTGATTACCAACGTTCGCGCCGATTTGGCGCGGGTGATTCAAGAGATTAAAGAGATTGGTTTCGATTTTGTTATCGGCACTTCGGGAACGGTAATCAATATCACCGATGCCATCATTCAATCCGAAGCCGCCGATATTGATGATGAATTCGATTTTGAAGCCTTTTCGCAAACCATCACGCTCGACCAGATTGTCCGGCTCAATCAGCGTTTCGCCAAAAAAGATATTTATCAGCGCCGCAATATTCCCGGAGTTGAAGAAAAACGCGCAGACATTATCGTCGCCGGGGGGTTGCTGCTGGAAACTAGCCTTGCGGCACTCGGCGCAACCCAGATTACCAAATGCGACTGGGCTTTGCGCGAAGGGGTGGTGCTCGATTTCCTTAGAAAAAATAGCGCCGGCGATTCTGCGGTTGAACAATCACTGTTCGAGGGTTTGGAAACCCCGGAGCCTGCCGATGTGCGAATGAAGTCTGTGCTTTCGGTCGCCAGACATTTTGAATACGACCCGGCGCATTCACACCTCGTGGCAAAATTAGCCTTGCGGATTTTTGATGGCGCTCTCGAACTTCATGGATTAGGCAATGAAGAGAGAAAAATATTGCACTACGCAGCCTTGCTTCACGATATCGGCTACCGGGTTGCGCAAAATGACCATCATCGCCACGGACTTTATCTGATTAAAAATTCCGAGATGCCGGGATTTACCGCTAATGAAATCGCTATGATTGCCGCTGTCGTGCGTTATCATCGTGGCGATATGCCCAAGAAGGCGAAACATAAACGCGAAAAACGCGAGCACGAAGATTACTATTCGCTGAAACGGTCGCAAAGAAGCATGGTGTTGAAGCTTGCGGCGATCCTGCAAATCGCTGATGGATTGGATCGTTCACACAGTCAAAAGATTAAAGATGTCGAATGTCAGGTCAACGGCAATCAGGTCAATTTCAGGGTCAATTGTCTTGATTGTGATTTGGAAATCTGGTCAGCCGAACGCAAAGCCAAATGGTTCGGCAATATTTTTCATGTCGATATGAAGTTTGAAACTGCAAGCGTCGAACAACCTCAACTGGAATTGAATTTTGCCAGTGTCGGCAAATAA
- a CDS encoding aspartate kinase, translating into MIVLKFGGTSVKSAARIKNVANIIARASETDAVVVVVSAMGDTTDYLVKLGRQISRSPNKRELDMLLSTGEQISIALVAMALNELGKKAISMTGAQLGILTESVHASARIVDIKTDRIQRYLDEGYIVVAAGFQGVTESGDVTTLGRGGSDTTAVALAAALQARVCDIYTDVSGVYTTDPNLVPTARLLKEISYEEMLEMARVGAQVLHPRAVELARKHKLPVRVRNTFDYESEGTILRGADEMEIYRPVSGVTVDKNQARMVILKVPDQPGIAGKIFGALAEHHINVDMIIQAFHPQSSVNDITFTIKRDDLETAKRVMEAVREQLGAEAVLTDEDAAKVSIVGAKLMDTPDIAARMFGELGRNHINIKMISTSDIRISCVVSEGDAEKAVRLVHDLFHLDEN; encoded by the coding sequence ATGATTGTACTGAAATTTGGCGGCACTTCTGTGAAGTCCGCAGCCAGAATTAAAAACGTCGCAAACATTATCGCCAGAGCATCCGAAACCGATGCGGTTGTTGTAGTGGTTTCGGCGATGGGCGATACCACGGATTATTTAGTCAAACTCGGCAGGCAAATTTCCCGCTCGCCAAATAAACGCGAACTCGATATGTTGCTCTCTACCGGTGAGCAGATTTCCATTGCCCTCGTGGCGATGGCATTGAATGAGTTGGGCAAAAAAGCGATTTCGATGACCGGCGCACAGCTTGGCATCCTGACTGAAAGCGTTCACGCATCGGCGCGTATCGTAGATATAAAAACCGACCGCATTCAACGCTACCTTGATGAAGGCTACATCGTAGTTGCCGCCGGTTTTCAAGGGGTAACGGAATCCGGGGATGTAACCACGCTTGGTCGCGGCGGTTCCGATACCACAGCGGTGGCGCTTGCCGCGGCGCTCCAGGCGCGCGTGTGTGACATCTACACGGATGTGAGCGGCGTCTATACGACCGACCCGAACCTCGTGCCAACGGCGCGACTGCTCAAAGAAATTTCTTATGAAGAGATGTTGGAAATGGCGCGGGTTGGCGCGCAGGTTCTCCATCCGCGCGCGGTTGAACTGGCGCGCAAACATAAATTGCCGGTTCGGGTGCGCAATACCTTCGATTATGAATCCGAAGGAACGATTTTAAGAGGAGCAGATGAAATGGAAATCTATCGCCCGGTAAGCGGCGTCACCGTCGATAAAAATCAGGCGCGAATGGTGATTTTAAAAGTGCCGGATCAACCCGGTATTGCCGGAAAAATTTTTGGCGCGCTCGCCGAACACCACATCAATGTCGATATGATTATTCAGGCGTTTCACCCGCAAAGTTCGGTCAATGATATTACCTTTACGATTAAACGCGATGATTTGGAAACCGCCAAACGGGTAATGGAAGCGGTGCGCGAACAATTAGGCGCAGAGGCGGTGCTCACCGACGAAGATGCTGCCAAGGTTTCAATTGTCGGCGCGAAATTGATGGATACACCGGATATTGCGGCGCGGATGTTTGGTGAACTCGGACGCAACCATATCAACATCAAAATGATTTCGACTTCTGATATTCGCATCAGTTGTGTGGTGAGCGAAGGTGATGCGGAAAAAGCTGTGCGTCTGGTTCACGACCTCTTCCATCTGGATGAAAACTAA
- a CDS encoding homoserine dehydrogenase: MAKTNIGIIGLGTVGTGVVKLLSDDKRFKLKLAAVRDTDKPREVDLANIRVTNDPFEIVNDPEVEIIVEVAGGTEPFYELTKRAIAQGKHIVTANKELIAKHGAELFNLAKQQNVTIMFEAAVGGGIPLISTLQRGLQANEIQSVAGILNGTTNFILTQMETKGQSFQDALAEAQALGFAEADPTNDVKGFDVAYKINILASLAFGRFVEPGAVFRQGITRITDLDIKTAREFGYRIKMIGLARRQGDKLDIRAHPMLVSLKHLLASVEGANNAIFISGSAVGEVMLVGPGAGQMPTASAVVGDIINLASALQLPDFAPYFQPTIGDTELSLGSMDESESAFYIRLETTDTPGVIGNLGHALGGHNVSLHSLVQRGTTADGNATVIFLTHKASEISVSRALKEIEAQATTKQIGVALRVFE; encoded by the coding sequence ATGGCAAAGACCAATATCGGAATCATCGGTCTCGGAACGGTTGGCACAGGAGTTGTCAAATTACTGAGCGATGACAAACGCTTTAAATTAAAACTCGCGGCAGTGCGCGACACCGACAAACCGCGCGAAGTTGACCTTGCCAACATTCGCGTCACCAATGACCCTTTCGAGATTGTCAACGACCCGGAAGTTGAAATCATTGTCGAAGTCGCGGGCGGCACTGAACCGTTTTATGAACTCACGAAACGCGCCATCGCTCAGGGCAAACACATCGTCACCGCCAACAAAGAACTCATCGCCAAACACGGCGCGGAACTTTTCAATCTCGCTAAACAACAAAACGTCACCATAATGTTTGAAGCGGCGGTTGGCGGTGGCATCCCGTTGATTTCAACTTTGCAACGCGGATTGCAGGCAAACGAAATTCAAAGCGTCGCAGGAATTTTAAACGGCACAACCAATTTCATCCTGACGCAGATGGAAACCAAAGGGCAAAGCTTTCAAGACGCTTTAGCCGAAGCCCAGGCGCTCGGTTTTGCCGAAGCCGACCCGACCAATGATGTCAAAGGGTTTGATGTGGCGTACAAAATCAACATCCTTGCCTCACTCGCGTTCGGGCGCTTTGTGGAACCCGGAGCCGTCTTTCGCCAAGGCATCACACGCATCACCGATTTGGACATCAAGACGGCGCGCGAATTCGGCTACCGTATCAAGATGATTGGACTGGCGCGGCGACAGGGCGACAAACTGGACATTCGCGCTCATCCCATGCTGGTTTCATTGAAGCATCTGCTGGCATCTGTGGAAGGCGCAAACAATGCCATTTTCATCAGCGGCAGCGCCGTTGGCGAAGTGATGTTAGTTGGCCCGGGCGCGGGACAAATGCCTACGGCATCGGCGGTGGTCGGTGACATTATCAATCTCGCGAGCGCCTTGCAACTCCCGGATTTCGCGCCGTATTTTCAACCAACCATCGGTGACACCGAACTTTCGCTCGGCTCGATGGATGAAAGCGAGAGCGCCTTTTACATACGCCTTGAAACCACAGACACGCCAGGCGTCATCGGCAACCTCGGGCACGCGCTCGGCGGTCACAACGTCAGCCTCCATAGCCTTGTGCAACGCGGGACAACTGCCGATGGCAATGCCACAGTAATTTTTCTTACACACAAAGCCAGTGAAATCAGTGTCTCGCGTGCCTTAAAAGAAATCGAAGCGCAAGCCACCACCAAACAAATCGGTGTGGCGCTCAGAGTTTTTGAATAG
- a CDS encoding cob(I)yrinic acid a,c-diamide adenosyltransferase: protein MRITKVYTKSGDGGETSLVGGERVSKASLRVDAYGDVDELNSVIGLARANLQDAEIDETLSHIQNDLFTLGADLASPASVEVPRLTETFIAALETFSDKFLAELEPLKEFILPGGSAVGATLHLARTVARRAERKVVALSSQAEINANAIIYLNRLSDLLFIVARLVNKRAGVPEKMTDFSKRKK from the coding sequence ATGCGAATCACCAAGGTTTATACAAAAAGCGGCGATGGTGGCGAAACTTCACTGGTTGGCGGCGAGCGCGTCAGCAAAGCTTCGCTGCGCGTTGATGCATACGGTGATGTCGATGAGTTGAATTCGGTCATCGGTCTGGCGCGCGCCAATTTGCAGGATGCGGAAATAGATGAAACCCTGAGTCATATTCAAAACGATTTATTTACTCTTGGCGCAGACCTCGCAAGCCCCGCCAGTGTGGAAGTCCCGCGCCTTACCGAAACCTTTATCGCCGCCCTTGAAACCTTTTCCGATAAATTTTTAGCAGAACTGGAACCACTTAAAGAATTCATCTTGCCGGGCGGTTCAGCAGTTGGCGCAACGCTTCATTTAGCGCGCACCGTCGCGCGTCGCGCCGAACGCAAAGTCGTCGCCCTCAGTTCGCAAGCAGAAATCAACGCAAATGCAATTATCTATTTGAACCGTTTATCCGATTTACTGTTTATTGTGGCAAGGCTGGTAAATAAACGAGCAGGCGTACCGGAAAAAATGACCGATTTTAGTAAGAGGAAGAAGTGA
- the accD gene encoding acetyl-CoA carboxylase, carboxyltransferase subunit beta gives MAWFKRKNEKTAPLLTDERHVKTEGVFVKCEGCSQFLLKREFDDNLCVCPKCNYHHRLPAQDRLRLTFDDEQWVEYDTRIVSNDPLKFVDKKPYTERLQAGQKLTGSLDALITGEGKVGGYPAIICSMVLDFVGGSVGSVVGEKIARAIEKALEKKSALIIYSASGGMRMQEGAISLMQMAKISAGLAKVDEAGLPFISILTDPTTGGTTASFAMLGDFNIAEPAAQIGFAGPRVIEQTIRQKLPPGFQRSEFLLDHGMLDAVVERKDLRDFLIRSFDFMFAK, from the coding sequence ATGGCTTGGTTTAAAAGAAAAAATGAAAAGACCGCGCCGCTTCTCACAGACGAACGGCACGTCAAAACCGAAGGGGTGTTTGTTAAATGTGAAGGGTGCAGTCAATTTCTTCTCAAACGGGAATTTGACGACAACCTCTGCGTTTGTCCGAAATGTAATTATCATCACCGCTTGCCTGCTCAAGACCGCTTGCGTTTAACCTTTGATGATGAACAGTGGGTTGAGTACGATACCCGCATCGTTTCCAACGACCCGTTGAAATTCGTAGATAAAAAGCCTTATACCGAACGTTTGCAGGCGGGGCAGAAACTTACAGGCTCACTCGATGCCTTGATAACCGGCGAAGGCAAAGTCGGCGGCTATCCTGCGATTATCTGTTCGATGGTTTTGGATTTCGTCGGCGGTTCGGTTGGTTCCGTCGTCGGTGAAAAAATCGCCCGCGCCATTGAAAAAGCTTTAGAGAAAAAATCCGCTTTAATTATTTATTCGGCATCCGGTGGTATGCGCATGCAGGAAGGCGCAATCTCACTGATGCAGATGGCAAAAATTTCCGCAGGACTTGCAAAGGTGGATGAAGCGGGGTTGCCGTTTATTTCAATTTTAACCGACCCGACGACCGGCGGCACGACCGCGAGTTTCGCCATGCTCGGCGATTTCAATATTGCCGAACCTGCGGCGCAAATCGGCTTTGCCGGACCGCGGGTGATTGAACAAACGATTCGCCAGAAATTGCCGCCGGGATTTCAACGTTCAGAATTTTTACTCGACCACGGCATGCTGGATGCGGTGGTTGAGCGCAAAGATTTGCGCGATTTTTTAATTCGTTCTTTCGATTTTATGTTCGCAAAATAA
- a CDS encoding folylpolyglutamate synthase/dihydrofolate synthase family protein, whose protein sequence is MNYSESLGYLYGLGHEILAAKFRLENIRAVLDRLGSPDQAYQSVLIAGTNGKGSTSAMVESIVRHAGYRTALYTSPHLVHIEERIKINGENIRRDDFARLATLVRETSEALVADGILETVPTFFEQITAIALTCFREQRINLAVLEVGLGGRLDATNAADRIVSVVTTIDFDHQKILGESIEEIAFEKACVIREGVIPVIGRQFYEAAYDVLSRRCMQMKTSPIYVNQPYQIRMNNFGSVVFDYDSSKNTYKRVMTGLRGRHQADNAVTAIEVAEALTDLGFTIPREAIIRGLREVRWPGRLEFINNAPAFLLDGAHNESGARTLRNYLREVWHGHLTLIFGVMNDKDYVHMAEELFSLPEVVILTRVDDRRAASSEKMGNIAYLAPGRVIFTPDVELAIREALDHTPEDGLICVAGSLYLVGEAKKIIQERQVN, encoded by the coding sequence ATGAACTATTCCGAATCCTTAGGCTACCTGTATGGACTTGGACACGAAATTCTCGCGGCGAAATTTCGCCTGGAAAATATTCGCGCGGTTCTCGACCGCTTAGGCAGCCCCGACCAGGCTTACCAATCGGTTCTGATTGCCGGAACCAATGGTAAAGGGTCAACTTCTGCGATGGTCGAATCCATCGTCCGCCATGCGGGTTATCGCACGGCGCTCTACACCTCGCCGCATCTGGTGCATATCGAAGAGCGCATCAAAATTAATGGAGAAAATATCCGGCGTGATGATTTCGCGAGGCTCGCTACCCTTGTAAGAGAAACTTCCGAGGCGCTGGTCGCAGACGGGATTTTAGAAACCGTTCCCACTTTTTTTGAACAGATCACAGCCATCGCTTTAACCTGTTTTCGAGAACAACGCATCAACCTCGCGGTTCTCGAAGTTGGACTGGGCGGCAGACTCGATGCCACGAATGCCGCCGATAGAATCGTCTCGGTAGTGACAACGATTGATTTTGACCATCAAAAAATTCTCGGTGAAAGCATCGAAGAGATTGCCTTTGAAAAAGCCTGCGTCATTCGCGAAGGCGTGATTCCGGTCATCGGCAGGCAATTTTATGAAGCGGCTTATGATGTTTTATCGCGAAGATGCATGCAAATGAAAACCTCGCCGATTTATGTCAATCAACCTTATCAAATTCGCATGAATAATTTCGGCTCAGTGGTGTTCGATTACGACTCTTCAAAAAATACTTACAAAAGGGTGATGACCGGTTTAAGAGGTCGGCATCAGGCTGATAATGCGGTTACGGCAATTGAAGTCGCCGAAGCCCTGACCGATTTGGGGTTTACGATTCCCCGGGAAGCCATCATCCGAGGGTTGCGCGAAGTGCGCTGGCCCGGACGATTGGAGTTTATCAACAATGCGCCGGCTTTCTTGCTGGATGGCGCGCATAACGAATCCGGCGCGAGAACTTTGCGAAATTACCTGAGAGAAGTTTGGCATGGACATTTAACTCTGATTTTTGGCGTGATGAATGACAAAGATTATGTGCACATGGCAGAAGAATTGTTTTCGTTGCCGGAGGTGGTGATCTTAACCAGAGTCGATGACCGACGGGCTGCGAGTAGCGAAAAAATGGGCAATATCGCTTATCTGGCTCCCGGTCGGGTGATCTTTACGCCCGATGTTGAACTGGCGATTCGCGAAGCCCTCGACCATACGCCCGAAGACGGTTTGATTTGTGTTGCGGGTTCTTTGTACCTTGTCGGTGAAGCGAAAAAAATCATACAAGAAAGGCAAGTGAATTAA
- a CDS encoding NUDIX hydrolase, whose product MSLSTFNSAHKGEVTLELVHHNGGAGALPLFADGTVALVRQWRYVINRYSLEIAAGRIEKGQTPEEAARRELEEEIGVRAKNLKLISDFLVAPGYCDERIYTYLATDLQPSTQNLDDDEEIEIVKMPLAEALAKAQTGEIDDAKSMITLLTVARMKL is encoded by the coding sequence ATGAGCCTGAGCACTTTTAATTCGGCGCACAAAGGCGAGGTGACTTTGGAATTGGTTCATCACAATGGCGGCGCGGGAGCCTTGCCATTGTTTGCCGATGGAACCGTGGCATTGGTGCGACAATGGCGTTATGTGATTAATCGTTATTCGCTGGAAATTGCCGCCGGTCGCATCGAAAAGGGGCAGACGCCTGAAGAAGCCGCGCGTCGCGAACTTGAAGAAGAAATCGGGGTGCGGGCAAAAAATCTAAAATTAATCAGCGATTTTTTAGTTGCGCCGGGTTATTGCGATGAACGCATTTATACTTACCTGGCGACCGATTTGCAGCCCTCAACCCAAAACCTCGATGATGATGAAGAAATCGAGATTGTTAAAATGCCGCTTGCCGAAGCCCTTGCCAAAGCGCAAACCGGCGAAATCGACGACGCCAAAAGCATGATTACTTTGTTGACGGTTGCCAGAATGAAATTGTAA
- a CDS encoding Uma2 family endonuclease translates to MSAKIEQQYYTPQEYLELERKAQDKSEFYFGEIFLMSGGNPEHSLISLNICSELRARLKGKNCRTFESNMKIGVPNSKLFSYPDGSVVCGEPRFRDNQGDVLMNPNLIIEVVSPSTEAFDRGKKFFQYQQIPTFTDYILVSQDEPRLEHYAKQKNGTWVLTMVEGLKGNLTIPALGCKVRLSEVYYQLTFPKNKRRQSAQLKTKIKTTQKVK, encoded by the coding sequence ATGAGCGCAAAAATTGAACAGCAATATTACACTCCGCAGGAATACCTGGAACTGGAACGGAAGGCTCAGGATAAGAGCGAATTCTATTTTGGCGAAATATTTTTAATGTCGGGAGGCAACCCCGAACATAGTCTGATTAGTTTGAATATTTGCAGCGAGTTGCGGGCGCGGTTGAAGGGCAAGAATTGCCGGACATTTGAAAGCAACATGAAAATCGGGGTGCCGAACTCGAAGCTGTTTTCATATCCCGATGGTTCTGTGGTGTGCGGTGAGCCGCGTTTCCGGGATAACCAAGGCGATGTGTTGATGAATCCGAATCTGATTATTGAAGTGGTTTCGCCATCCACAGAGGCATTCGACAGGGGAAAAAAGTTTTTTCAATATCAACAGATTCCAACTTTTACCGATTACATTTTAGTTTCACAGGATGAGCCGCGATTGGAACATTATGCAAAACAGAAAAACGGCACCTGGGTCTTAACGATGGTTGAAGGCTTGAAAGGGAATTTGACTATTCCGGCGCTTGGTTGCAAGGTGCGATTATCAGAGGTTTATTATCAGCTTACTTTTCCCAAAAATAAGCGGCGGCAAAGCGCGCAATTAAAAACCAAAATCAAAACTACACAAAAAGTTAAATAA